A genomic segment from Spinacia oleracea cultivar Varoflay chromosome 3, BTI_SOV_V1, whole genome shotgun sequence encodes:
- the LOC130469661 gene encoding uncharacterized protein yields the protein MLNWATELNAFDISYEPRKAIKGQAFADFIAEMTRPLYLKNKKTQWVVHVDGSATQNGCGAGIICESPEGDVYEYAMRFNFQTSNNEAEYEALICGIQMSIAAEAAEVLVLSDSQLIVSQVKGEYEAKDDAMIKYLEKVHQEAQQLTSFEIQHIPRSENSKADTLSKLASSASCDTPRHVFWEVKQPKSIDVLRTDILDRTATWMDDIVNFKMNGVLPGDPTQAERLQKKCTWFEIWNGTLYKQAFSRPLLRCVTPEKGHEVLEDLHQGICSSHIGGRALAEKALRTGYYWPTLKEDALDLVKRCDKCQRFAHLIRRPAQKLTPITSPIPFSKWGMDLLGPYTTAPGGLRYVIVVVDYFTKWVETEALKNTKA from the coding sequence ATGCTCAACTGGGCAACCGAGCTTAATGCATTTGATATTTCGTATGAACCGCGGAAGGCTATAAAGGGACAGGCTTTTGCTGACTTTATTGCAGAAATGACTAGGCCACTCTACTTGAAAAACAAAAAGACTCAGTGGGTGGTCCACGTGGATGGTTCTGCCACCCAAAATGGGTGTGGAGCCGGCATTATCTGTGAATCACCAGAAGGGGATGtatatgaatatgcaatgcgtTTTAACTTTCAGACGTCAAACAATGAAGCTGAATATGAAGCTTTGATATGCGGAATCCAAATGAGCATAGCAGCAGAGGCGGCAGAGGTCCTGGTTTTATCCGACTCACAGCTAATTGTTAGTCAAGTAAAGGGAGAATATGAAGCCAAGGACGACGCCATGATAAAATATTTGGAAAAGGTCCACCAAGAAGCTCAGCAGCTGACTAGCTTTGAAATACAACACATACCCCGGTCTGAAAACAGCAAAGCAGACACCTTATCCAAGTTGGCAAGCTCAGCATCTTGCGACACACCACGTCAtgtattttgggaggtaaaacagCCCAAGAGCATTGACGTCTTGAGAACAGACATCTTAGACCGAACGgccacctggatggatgatattgtcaatttcaaaatgaatggagtgcTCCCTGGTGATCCCACGCAGGCAGAAAGGttacaaaagaaatgcacctgGTTCGAGATATGGAACGGGACTCTATACAAACAGGCTTTCTCACGGCCTCTTCTTCGCTGCGTAACCCCAGAGAAGGGGCATGAAGTATTGGAAGATCTCCATCAGGGAATATGCAGCTCGCACATAGGGGGGAGGGCCTTGGCAGAAAAAGCTCTAAGaactggatactattggcccactctcaaagaagacgctCTAGACTTGGTCAAGCGGTGTGATAAATGTCAACGCTTTGCTCATCTAATTCGACGGCCAGCTCAGAAACTAACACCAATCACCAGCCCAATACCATTTtccaaatgggggatggacctaTTAGGCCCTTATACGACGGCACCAGGAGGACTACGCTATGTGATAGTTGTcgtcgactacttcaccaaatgggtagaaACCGAAGCTCTGAAAAACACTAAGGCCTAG